Part of the Cryptosporangium minutisporangium genome is shown below.
CATCTGGTCGGCGAGGTCGATGTCCGGCATCCGGACGTAACCCTCGGCGTCCGCGAGCGCGTTGTCCGGCGCGTAGACCAGGCGACCCTCGGGGTTGCCCTCGACGATGCCGCCGACCTGAACACCGCCGGTGCCGTCGCCGTAGTCCACGGCCTGCGCGATGACCTGCTTCTCCCGGTAGGCCTCGCCGCTGGTCGGGCGGACGTCGTTGATGTTCGCGAGGTTGTCGGAGATGGCGTCGAGCCACTTCCGGTGCACCGTGACGCCGGTGCCGGAGATGCCGATGGCGGGAAAGAGCGTCATGCGGGTTCCTCTTCTGCGTCGTCGCGCCGATCCTCGAGTCGGCTGATCAGCCGCCGCTCGCCGCCACCGTGCGGATGCCGCCGTACTGGTCGTCCATCGCGCGGATCATCAGCGAGTAGCGCAGCTGGGTGTCGATGTTGGAGATGGTTTCGCGGTCGAGGTTGACGTTGTTGCCGTCGGTGCGGGTCGGCTCCAGCGAGCGGGCCAGCGACGGCTGTGTCGCCTGGTCGGCCAGCGCGGCCCGGCTGATCTGCGCCCGCGTCTCGCCGTTGAACCCCTGTCCGGCCTCGACGGCCTGGCGCAGGGCGTCCTCGAACTGGACACGTCCGGCGAGGAACTGCGGTGTGTTGATGTTGGCGATGTTGTCGGCCGTGACGCGCTGCCGCATCGCCAGACCGTCCAGGGCGGTCTTGAGCACGGTGGACGTGACCGATTCGAACACGGATCGACGCCTCCGTTCCATCGTTCGTGGGCGCCGATCCGTGGCGGTTGCGGCGAGTGATCCGTGCTCACCGGTGGAACAAAAGTCCTTACGGCGTTCCCGGCCCGTTCCTGAGAGATTCGGTCGATTCCGGGAGCAAATCGGGAGCGGTCACATCGCTCGGTCGAGGTACGCGGGGGGCGCGGCGCCGCTGTCGAACAGCTCGATCCGGCTGGTCATCGCGGCTTGCCGCCGGTTGACCGCCATCGCCCTGGCGATGCCCTCGGCGGCGGCGATCTGCCTGGCGAGAATGCGGTCGGCCCGCGGTCGCAGGTCGAGCGGGAGAGGCCCCATACCCTCCGGTGGCGTCCAGGGGTCGGCGGGCGGCGTGTCCCGGACGAACTGGTCGGTACGCAACAACTCCTCGACCTGGGCGATGTCCGCCTCCAGGTCGTCGAGGGCGGCGACCCACGCCGATCGCCAGTCGTTCACGGTCAGGCCGACCCGACGGCCATCGCGGCCTCGCGCCAGGCGTCCCGGAGCTCGCTCGCCAGGTCACGCGTCGACGCCGCTTTCCCGGCGTCCTGCTTGATGTTCGCCTGCACGAGTTCCTGCATCATCCAGCGGTAGAGCGCGGCCACGTTGTCGGCGCCCTCCCACGCGGTGAGGTCGAGCGTGGCGAGCAGTTCGCCGATGATGTCCTGGGCGTGCATCAGCCGCTCGGAGGCGACCGCCCGGTTGCCCTCCCGGATGGCTTCCTCGCCCTGGGTGATGTCGAGGACGAGCCGGTCGTAGAGCATCACCAGCAGCTTGGCCGGCGACGCGGTGTTGATACTGTCGGCCAGGTAGCGGGCGCGCATCGCACCTGCGGGGTAGCTCATCACGACCTTCTTCGTCGAGTACGGGTAGCACCTGTCACGAGCCGCCGCCGGACATCTGGCTGCCCAACCAGCTGGACTGGCTGGAGATCTTGGACAGGGCGCTCTCCATGCCGGTGAACTGCCGCTGGAGCGCGGTGCGGCGGTTGGCCAGAGTGGTGTCCCAGTCGAGGATCTCCTTGTTCAGCCGGGAGATCATCGTGGCGTTGCTCTTGATCTTCGTCGTCAGCGCACCGTCGATCGAGTCGGTGGCGGCCTTCCCCACGGTCTCCATCGTCTTCGCGAGCCCGGTGGTCACGGCCTCCTTGATCTGGCCCGGGTTGGTGTTGTAGGCCGAGACGAACGTGTCCTTGTTGAACGTGAGCTTCCCGTCCCGGGTGAGCTCGACGCCGAGCTTCTTGAAGCTCCCGAAGCTCTCCAGCCCAGCGACCGCTTTGTCCGCCCCGGTGCTCACCGCGCTGAGGATCTTGCCGGCGAGTTGTCGGACCGTGTAGTCGCCGGCGAGCGGCCCGCTGCTCGACTT
Proteins encoded:
- the flgB gene encoding flagellar basal body rod protein FlgB — translated: MFESVTSTVLKTALDGLAMRQRVTADNIANINTPQFLAGRVQFEDALRQAVEAGQGFNGETRAQISRAALADQATQPSLARSLEPTRTDGNNVNLDRETISNIDTQLRYSLMIRAMDDQYGGIRTVAASGG
- a CDS encoding flagellar basal body rod protein FlgC; protein product: MTLFPAIGISGTGVTVHRKWLDAISDNLANINDVRPTSGEAYREKQVIAQAVDYGDGTGGVQVGGIVEGNPEGRLVYAPDNALADAEGYVRMPDIDLADQMGQLLMAQRGYQSNLAVIDRARDSYQAAIQLGKG
- the fliS gene encoding flagellar export chaperone FliS, whose translation is MSYPAGAMRARYLADSINTASPAKLLVMLYDRLVLDITQGEEAIREGNRAVASERLMHAQDIIGELLATLDLTAWEGADNVAALYRWMMQELVQANIKQDAGKAASTRDLASELRDAWREAAMAVGSA